The proteins below are encoded in one region of Sphingobacterium sp. R2:
- a CDS encoding cytochrome c oxidase subunit II, with amino-acid sequence MSFKLNNRFKSISGFVLALGLLFANPILASQQDTVASDSAKVATTALAAPAATDSVANDTTAAAGTAAVASTSSGTEASAAAPAVEEVKQIDPQVYKNFTYYVLLFLVICTVVAVIGKVLSIYELTRKMNGKYNPFANNTFQSSLLFIFLVVFLYGVYWSYVHWGAAYWRSAVTEHGERIDTMFIITTAITTFVLVITHILLLTFTFLYRMRAKRQAYYYPHNNAIEKLWTIVPAVVLTVLVLFGFFTWRSITNIPEDLQKSALQVEVLGEQFQWNVRYAGSDGIIGKRNYKMTTPTNPYGIDFNDKNSWDDIQGSEIWLPVNKPVRFHIISKDIIHSFYIPDFRVQINAVPGMTNYFQFTPTVTTEEMRDRLGDYNYDFVMLCNKICGSGHYNMQKKVVVVTEEKYKEWLAKQNKYFTEDLQKEFSGKTANVKKDSVQVTASLN; translated from the coding sequence AATAGATTCAAATCCATCTCGGGTTTTGTGCTTGCTCTAGGGTTGCTTTTTGCAAATCCTATCCTGGCGAGTCAACAAGATACAGTAGCATCTGATTCTGCAAAAGTGGCAACTACAGCGTTAGCGGCCCCTGCAGCGACGGATTCGGTTGCAAATGATACAACAGCGGCAGCAGGTACTGCTGCTGTTGCATCTACTAGTTCTGGTACAGAAGCTAGTGCAGCTGCTCCTGCTGTTGAAGAAGTGAAGCAGATAGACCCTCAGGTTTATAAAAACTTCACATATTATGTGTTGTTGTTCTTAGTTATCTGTACAGTGGTTGCCGTAATTGGCAAAGTACTTTCGATCTATGAACTGACAAGAAAAATGAACGGTAAATATAATCCGTTTGCGAATAACACATTTCAATCGTCATTGTTATTCATTTTCTTGGTCGTATTTCTTTATGGTGTGTATTGGTCCTATGTACATTGGGGAGCAGCTTATTGGCGCTCAGCAGTGACGGAGCATGGCGAGCGTATTGATACCATGTTTATCATTACGACAGCGATCACAACATTTGTATTGGTTATTACACACATTCTGTTGCTGACGTTTACATTTTTGTACCGTATGCGGGCAAAACGTCAAGCTTACTATTACCCTCATAACAATGCAATCGAGAAATTGTGGACAATTGTCCCTGCTGTCGTATTGACAGTATTGGTACTGTTTGGTTTCTTTACGTGGAGATCAATCACAAATATTCCTGAAGATCTTCAAAAGTCAGCATTACAGGTTGAGGTTCTTGGTGAGCAGTTTCAATGGAATGTTCGTTATGCTGGTTCAGATGGCATTATTGGTAAACGTAATTATAAAATGACGACGCCAACTAATCCATACGGTATTGACTTTAATGATAAAAATTCTTGGGATGATATTCAAGGATCTGAAATTTGGTTGCCTGTCAATAAACCTGTACGTTTCCATATCATTTCAAAAGATATTATTCACTCTTTCTACATTCCGGATTTCCGCGTTCAGATCAATGCGGTACCAGGGATGACCAACTATTTCCAATTCACACCTACTGTAACGACAGAAGAGATGCGCGACCGTTTGGGTGATTATAACTATGACTTCGTCATGTTGTGTAATAAGATCTGTGGATCTGGTCACTACAATATGCAGAAGAAGGTTGTTGTCGTAACAGAGGAGAAATATAAAGAATGGTTAGCTAAGCAAAATAAATATTTTACTGAGGATTTGCAAAAAGAGTTCAGTGGAAAAACAGCTAACGTGAAAAAGGATAGTGTACAAGTTACAGCATCTTTGAACTAA
- a CDS encoding cbb3-type cytochrome c oxidase subunit I yields MSSTVISHSAEHHDSHGHHHEESFIRKYIFSGDHKMIAKQFLITGIIMAVFAMLLSVLFRIQLAWPDKEFPILEVFLGKWAEGGRIKPEFFLSLVTIHGTVMVFFVLTAGLSGTFSNLLIPYQIGARDMASPFMNMLSYWLFFVASVIMVASFFVESGPASAGWTIYPPLSAVPTAIAGSATGMTLWLVSMVLFVASQLIGGINYVSTILNMRTKGMDLWKMPLTIWAFFLTAIVGMLSFPVLVSAVVLLIFDRAAGTSFYLSDLVVQGQILPNEGGSPILFQHLFWFLGHPEVYIVVMPALGLTSEVIATNARKPIFGYHAMVYSLIGITVLSFIVWGHHMFVTGMNPFLGGVFMITTLIIAVPSAVKAFNYLATLWKGNIRFTPAMMFAIGLVSFFISGGLTGLFLGNAALDINLHDTYFVVAHFHLVMGSASIFGMLCGVYHWYPKMFGRMMNTKLGYLHFWLTFIGAYLVFFPMHFMGIDGVPRRYYAFTEFAFMAKWVSVNKLVTWAAIIAALGQVAFLWNFFTSIFFGKKAPQNPWQSNTLEWTTPVEHIHGNWPGEIPTVHRWPYDYSKPGHGEDFIPQDVPFSQTMSSNLPHDFEGDEEAERIQAEWNAQNGRKD; encoded by the coding sequence ATGTCAAGTACAGTAATATCGCATAGCGCTGAACATCACGATTCGCACGGCCATCATCACGAGGAGTCGTTCATCAGAAAGTATATCTTCTCGGGTGACCACAAGATGATTGCTAAGCAATTCTTGATCACTGGTATCATCATGGCAGTTTTTGCGATGCTTTTATCAGTATTATTCCGTATCCAATTAGCATGGCCGGATAAAGAGTTCCCTATATTAGAAGTATTCTTAGGTAAGTGGGCTGAAGGTGGACGTATAAAACCGGAGTTTTTCCTTTCCTTGGTAACCATTCACGGTACCGTAATGGTATTCTTCGTGTTGACGGCTGGTCTGTCAGGTACTTTTAGTAATTTATTGATTCCATATCAAATCGGAGCACGCGATATGGCATCTCCTTTTATGAACATGTTGTCCTACTGGTTGTTCTTTGTAGCATCGGTAATTATGGTTGCATCGTTCTTCGTAGAAAGTGGACCTGCTTCTGCTGGTTGGACAATCTACCCGCCACTATCGGCTGTTCCTACCGCGATCGCAGGATCTGCAACAGGTATGACCTTGTGGTTAGTGAGTATGGTTCTATTTGTAGCTTCACAGTTGATCGGTGGTATTAACTATGTAAGTACAATTTTGAACATGCGTACAAAAGGAATGGACTTATGGAAAATGCCTTTGACAATCTGGGCGTTCTTCTTAACTGCTATCGTGGGTATGTTGTCATTCCCAGTATTGGTTTCAGCGGTTGTTCTTCTGATTTTTGACCGTGCTGCTGGTACGTCATTCTATTTATCGGATCTTGTTGTTCAAGGACAAATTTTACCAAACGAAGGTGGTTCTCCAATTCTGTTCCAGCACTTGTTCTGGTTCTTAGGTCACCCTGAGGTATATATCGTTGTTATGCCAGCTTTGGGTCTAACATCTGAGGTTATTGCTACAAACGCTCGTAAACCAATCTTTGGTTACCATGCCATGGTATATTCTTTAATCGGTATTACTGTATTATCGTTTATCGTATGGGGTCACCACATGTTTGTAACGGGTATGAATCCGTTCTTGGGTGGTGTATTTATGATTACAACACTGATTATCGCAGTTCCTTCCGCTGTAAAAGCCTTTAATTACCTTGCAACATTGTGGAAAGGTAATATCCGTTTCACTCCTGCAATGATGTTTGCTATCGGTTTAGTATCCTTCTTTATCTCTGGTGGTTTGACAGGATTGTTCCTAGGTAATGCAGCGTTAGATATCAACTTACACGATACGTATTTTGTTGTTGCCCACTTCCACTTGGTAATGGGATCGGCGTCAATCTTCGGTATGCTTTGTGGTGTTTACCACTGGTATCCTAAGATGTTCGGTCGTATGATGAACACAAAATTAGGTTATTTACACTTTTGGTTGACTTTCATAGGTGCTTATCTGGTATTTTTCCCAATGCACTTTATGGGTATTGATGGTGTTCCCCGCCGGTACTATGCATTTACAGAATTTGCTTTCATGGCGAAGTGGGTTTCTGTAAATAAATTGGTTACTTGGGCTGCGATTATCGCTGCCTTAGGTCAGGTAGCATTCTTATGGAATTTCTTTACATCGATTTTCTTCGGTAAGAAAGCGCCTCAAAATCCTTGGCAATCTAACACATTGGAATGGACTACTCCGGTTGAGCATATTCATGGTAACTGGCCAGGTGAGATTCCAACTGTGCACCGTTGGCCTTACGATTACAGTAAGCCAGGTCATGGTGAGGATTTTATTCCTCAAGATGTTCCTTTCTCTCAAACCATGAGTTCTAACTTACCTCATGATTTTGAAGGAGATGAGGAAGCTGAGCGTATCCAGGCAGAATGGAATGCTCAAAATGGTAGAAAAGACTAA
- a CDS encoding heme A synthase, producing MFPAAEKRFIKTNLITIIVLFLVIVAGGVVRSTGSGMGCPDWPKCFNRIVPPTDISQLPQGYEQHYIEGRAKKNERFAKIVEFFGDKEMAYKLRTDKSILQHEEFNVAKTWTEYINRLVGVVSGFCLLLTAIYSFTYLKLRSSIVVWSVINLFVVVLQAWLGSIVVSTNLMPWIITVHMLLAIVIVCISIYTYFKAVTLRNKSLLVNRSLGILKGLAIASILLMLTQVIVGTGVREEVDLLTGSTIARTDFITTIGQQFELHRWLAYCSLILVIVLFFLVRTSFNSGSKQYKFALIALILVGIQMLSGIILARFAIPAFAQTTHLVVATLLFGAQFYLLLLLNKQRH from the coding sequence ATGTTTCCAGCAGCTGAAAAGCGATTTATAAAGACCAATTTGATAACGATCATTGTGTTGTTTTTGGTCATTGTTGCTGGAGGAGTGGTTCGGAGTACAGGGTCAGGTATGGGATGCCCAGATTGGCCAAAATGTTTTAACCGTATTGTTCCTCCCACAGATATTTCTCAATTACCTCAAGGATATGAACAGCATTATATCGAAGGAAGAGCAAAGAAGAACGAACGTTTCGCGAAGATTGTAGAATTTTTCGGGGATAAGGAAATGGCTTACAAACTCCGTACCGATAAGAGTATTTTGCAACATGAAGAGTTTAATGTCGCAAAGACCTGGACGGAATATATTAATCGGTTGGTCGGTGTTGTTTCTGGATTTTGTTTGTTATTGACAGCGATTTATTCTTTCACCTATTTAAAATTAAGAAGTTCGATCGTTGTATGGTCAGTGATCAATCTTTTTGTTGTAGTCCTTCAGGCCTGGTTAGGATCAATTGTTGTATCGACCAATTTAATGCCATGGATTATTACAGTGCATATGCTTTTGGCGATTGTAATTGTTTGCATTAGTATTTATACTTATTTCAAAGCGGTTACTTTACGAAACAAAAGCCTACTGGTCAATCGTTCTTTGGGTATATTAAAAGGACTTGCTATAGCTTCTATTTTATTGATGCTAACACAAGTGATTGTCGGTACGGGTGTCCGGGAAGAGGTTGATTTGTTAACCGGTTCTACCATAGCCCGAACTGATTTTATAACGACTATCGGCCAGCAGTTTGAATTGCATCGCTGGTTGGCATATTGTTCTTTGATTTTAGTAATCGTATTATTCTTTTTGGTCCGCACAAGTTTTAATTCGGGGTCTAAGCAGTATAAATTTGCTTTGATTGCACTAATTCTAGTGGGTATCCAAATGCTATCAGGAATTATTTTAGCTCGATTTGCAATACCTGCCTTTGCACAGACAACACATTTGGTGGTGGCTACGCTCTTATTTGGAGCGCAGTTTTACTTGTTGTTATTGTTAAATAAGCAACGGCACTAA
- the cyoE gene encoding heme o synthase, with translation MKEFISDFKKLVKLRLTLTVVFSASIAFLIGSKQQGDIVWINWLLLTLGGFLVTGSANGFNEIIEKDLDKLMKRTEDRPLPSGRMTTGQALVLSVFMGILGTLVLVRLNFVAGLLSVFCILLYAFIYTPLKRKSPIAVFVGAFPGAFPPLIGYYAAFSQDDLAYYSGHNEEAIIIIPFVLFAIQFLWQFPHFWAIAWVVDDDYKLAGFRLLPTTKRDKISAFMVFLTGLFMIPAGFIPYHFGFGGIWFTVVSVIGGLMFGYYGYLLFKNCDIPSAKKVMFTSFIYLPVTQLVLLLNFIPLK, from the coding sequence ATGAAAGAATTTATTTCAGATTTTAAAAAGCTTGTTAAGTTGCGGCTTACGTTGACGGTGGTATTTTCTGCCTCAATTGCTTTTTTGATCGGATCAAAACAACAGGGTGATATCGTCTGGATCAACTGGTTATTGTTGACGTTAGGTGGTTTTCTGGTAACAGGGTCTGCCAATGGTTTTAACGAGATTATTGAAAAAGATTTGGATAAACTGATGAAACGTACGGAAGACAGACCCTTGCCGTCTGGCCGGATGACAACTGGACAAGCTTTGGTATTGAGTGTCTTTATGGGCATATTAGGGACCTTGGTACTTGTTCGATTGAATTTCGTAGCGGGTTTGCTATCTGTATTCTGTATTCTTCTTTACGCGTTTATCTATACACCTCTAAAAAGAAAATCGCCAATAGCAGTGTTTGTCGGTGCGTTTCCGGGTGCATTTCCTCCGTTGATAGGATATTATGCAGCCTTTTCGCAAGATGATTTAGCCTACTATAGTGGACATAACGAAGAGGCCATTATTATTATTCCTTTTGTATTGTTTGCTATTCAGTTTTTATGGCAGTTTCCGCATTTTTGGGCAATAGCCTGGGTGGTGGATGACGACTATAAATTAGCGGGCTTTCGCTTATTACCGACGACAAAACGTGATAAGATATCAGCCTTTATGGTATTTTTAACAGGATTGTTTATGATACCAGCAGGTTTTATACCGTATCATTTTGGCTTTGGTGGGATTTGGTTTACGGTTGTATCGGTAATTGGTGGATTGATGTTTGGTTATTATGGTTATTTGCTGTTTAAGAATTGTGATATTCCTTCGGCGAAGAAAGTGATGTTTACCTCATTTATCTATCTACCTGTGACACAACTCGTATTATTGCTTAACTTTATTCCGTTGAAATAA
- a CDS encoding cytochrome c oxidase subunit 3, protein MLDIQAQTDEKLVQRKAQKFNLWLGMLGMFMMFAALSSGFIVYTASGVDKGIKTLLPNALLYSTLVIVVSSLTMFLAHRSAKNGERSKQRLFLIATFILGVVFFALQVHAWNVLIDRGVYFVNNNASQSFVYVFIWMHLAHIIAGLIVLIGAIIGINKLPKDGNLFRMDLASIFWHFLDLLWIYIYVFLLLNQ, encoded by the coding sequence ATGTTAGATATACAAGCACAAACTGACGAGAAGTTAGTACAGAGAAAAGCCCAAAAGTTCAACCTATGGTTGGGTATGTTGGGTATGTTCATGATGTTTGCCGCGTTATCCAGTGGTTTCATAGTATATACAGCGAGTGGTGTGGACAAAGGCATTAAGACCTTGTTGCCTAACGCACTTTTGTATAGTACACTGGTGATTGTGGTGAGTAGTCTGACCATGTTTTTAGCGCATAGATCGGCTAAAAATGGTGAGCGTTCCAAACAGCGGTTGTTTTTGATAGCAACTTTTATTTTGGGAGTCGTATTTTTTGCCTTGCAAGTTCATGCTTGGAATGTATTGATCGATAGGGGTGTTTATTTTGTGAATAACAATGCATCGCAATCGTTTGTATATGTTTTTATATGGATGCACTTGGCGCATATTATTGCGGGTTTGATCGTTTTGATTGGCGCGATTATAGGAATTAACAAACTTCCTAAAGACGGCAATCTTTTCCGCATGGATCTTGCCAGTATTTTTTGGCATTTTCTCGATCTTTTATGGATTTATATATATGTTTTCTTACTTTTGAATCAATAA
- a CDS encoding cytochrome c oxidase subunit 3, which produces MSTTVSQLDKVKTGPWNGGKSPWNLEYGKIMMWFFLVGDAFTFSAFLVYYGAQRFSHPTWPDPDKIFQSIPGIAEHGQPLVFVGLMTFILIMSSVTMVLAVEAGHRNQKNEVVKWMLWTILGGICFVGCQAIEWTHLHHMGFWFGKNPATGLEGDAIKTALLPYFTHDISYTSALQFANLFFTITGFHGFHVTVGIILNIIVLCMTLNNTFENRGSYLMIEKVGLYWHFVDLVWVFVFTFFYLI; this is translated from the coding sequence ATGAGTACAACAGTATCGCAATTGGATAAGGTAAAAACTGGTCCATGGAATGGTGGAAAATCACCTTGGAACTTAGAGTATGGAAAAATCATGATGTGGTTTTTCTTGGTAGGGGATGCCTTCACATTTTCTGCATTTTTGGTTTATTATGGCGCGCAACGCTTTTCTCATCCAACCTGGCCTGATCCAGATAAGATCTTCCAATCTATCCCTGGAATTGCGGAGCATGGTCAGCCATTGGTATTCGTCGGTTTGATGACCTTCATTTTAATTATGTCTTCGGTGACGATGGTGTTGGCCGTTGAGGCAGGCCACCGTAACCAAAAGAATGAGGTAGTTAAATGGATGTTGTGGACTATTTTGGGTGGTATCTGTTTCGTTGGTTGTCAGGCTATTGAGTGGACTCACTTGCACCACATGGGTTTTTGGTTTGGTAAAAATCCAGCAACTGGATTGGAAGGTGATGCTATCAAAACAGCATTATTACCTTATTTCACACACGATATTTCCTATACTTCCGCGTTACAATTTGCTAACTTGTTCTTTACAATTACTGGTTTTCACGGATTTCACGTTACAGTAGGTATTATTTTAAATATCATCGTGTTATGTATGACATTAAATAATACATTTGAAAACCGTGGTTCTTACCTCATGATCGAAAAAGTAGGTTTGTATTGGCACTTTGTGGATTTAGTATGGGTATTTGTTTTTACATTCTTCTACTTAATCTAA
- a CDS encoding cytochrome C oxidase subunit IV family protein translates to MSQYQDNIAHGEHAHEGGMDKKAIWRVFGVLLALTCLEFLIALGFVHHWQILAKGALVNTIYIVLTLVKAYYIVAFFMHLKFEKSSFIVTVGIVFIFIIYFIVLMLVEGGHLASVFQEHQLFPNK, encoded by the coding sequence ATGTCACAATATCAAGATAATATCGCTCATGGAGAGCATGCTCACGAAGGTGGGATGGATAAAAAAGCCATTTGGAGAGTATTTGGCGTGCTTTTAGCGCTTACTTGTCTAGAGTTCTTAATTGCATTGGGCTTTGTACACCATTGGCAAATTTTAGCGAAGGGTGCATTGGTAAATACCATTTACATTGTACTTACTTTGGTTAAAGCTTATTATATCGTTGCATTCTTTATGCACTTAAAATTCGAAAAATCGAGCTTTATCGTTACCGTTGGAATTGTCTTTATTTTTATTATTTATTTTATTGTTTTGATGCTTGTTGAAGGGGGGCATTTGGCTTCTGTTTTTCAAGAACATCAATTATTTCCCAATAAATAG
- a CDS encoding SCO family protein, with translation MDNNTGQKKGIKTILILAVILLLPGFLYFILNKSGSNSYASLPIFGKKEVPGTTHRKWGRAIMDTIYHTVPSVDFVNYDGKKVHLLDNDTTLSVVHLMYSRDASLSRTMIKRLDQIANRFIQNRKVKLYSITVDTTYDTPEVLAKYVKVYKPWTKSWFFVTKPSVDIFKFAKESLLQDALVNPDGSKPFIIGSNYLLLDTKGRIRGIYDINVKTDVDRLEDEIKLLLVEEIRNHPATIEQKR, from the coding sequence ATGGATAATAATACTGGACAAAAGAAAGGTATTAAAACTATATTGATCCTGGCCGTAATTCTTTTACTGCCAGGATTTTTATATTTTATACTGAATAAAAGCGGGTCGAACAGCTATGCTTCTTTGCCAATCTTTGGAAAGAAGGAAGTCCCTGGCACTACCCATCGAAAATGGGGGCGGGCCATCATGGACACAATTTATCATACCGTACCCTCGGTTGATTTTGTTAATTACGATGGTAAAAAGGTGCATCTATTGGATAATGATACGACGCTTTCTGTGGTGCATCTGATGTATTCTAGGGATGCTTCGTTATCAAGGACGATGATTAAGCGACTTGATCAGATTGCTAATCGATTTATTCAGAATAGGAAGGTTAAGTTGTATTCGATTACCGTTGATACTACTTATGATACACCGGAGGTATTGGCAAAATATGTAAAAGTTTACAAGCCCTGGACCAAATCTTGGTTTTTTGTGACGAAGCCTTCTGTGGATATCTTTAAATTTGCGAAAGAAAGTCTTTTACAGGATGCGCTTGTCAACCCTGATGGTAGCAAGCCATTTATAATCGGATCAAATTATCTGTTGCTCGATACCAAAGGTAGGATAAGAGGAATATACGATATCAATGTGAAGACTGACGTTGATCGTCTTGAGGATGAAATTAAATTATTGTTGGTCGAGGAAATCCGGAACCATCCAGCTACTATAGAACAAAAAAGGTAA
- a CDS encoding DUF420 domain-containing protein, producing the protein MGESLNTEKKYSKWIWLLSIVIPIVVAILFTVNLQKLGYNVKPLTFLPPIYATINGITAVLLFWAVVAIKRGNKALHERLIKCCIACSLAFLAMYVAYHMTSIETKYGGEGIWRPIYFFILITHILLSIIIIPFVLFTFVRGISGSYERHKKLARITYPMWLYVAVTGVIVYWMISPYYIG; encoded by the coding sequence ATGGGAGAGAGTCTCAACACAGAGAAAAAGTATAGTAAGTGGATTTGGCTACTATCTATTGTGATTCCAATAGTAGTCGCTATCCTTTTTACAGTGAATTTGCAGAAATTGGGTTATAATGTGAAGCCGCTTACATTTTTACCTCCGATCTATGCTACGATAAATGGCATTACTGCTGTATTGCTTTTTTGGGCTGTAGTGGCAATAAAAAGGGGGAATAAGGCGTTGCACGAACGTTTGATCAAGTGCTGCATCGCTTGCTCTTTGGCATTTTTAGCGATGTATGTTGCCTATCACATGACTTCGATCGAAACAAAGTATGGAGGTGAGGGCATTTGGAGACCGATCTATTTTTTCATCCTGATCACGCATATTCTGCTTTCTATTATCATTATTCCTTTTGTACTTTTTACATTTGTACGCGGTATATCGGGATCTTATGAACGCCATAAGAAATTAGCTCGAATTACCTATCCGATGTGGTTATATGTTGCTGTTACAGGAGTAATTGTTTATTGGATGATTTCTCCATATTATATTGGTTAA
- a CDS encoding ABC transporter ATPase: MKRIWIYQADRILSQEESTQISHELMAFAEQWKVHGKPLSASAELRDGLFVILKVDEEIAAASGCSIDSSVRFLKGIESKYNIQLFDRMQFAYKSEHGIAVVNRDGFEKLLAEGIINDDTLVFDNTITQEHQMENAWAVPFHSSWHKRLFK; the protein is encoded by the coding sequence ATGAAACGTATTTGGATTTATCAGGCTGATCGCATATTGTCTCAAGAAGAAAGCACGCAAATTTCGCACGAATTGATGGCTTTTGCCGAACAGTGGAAAGTGCATGGAAAGCCGCTTTCGGCTTCTGCGGAATTGCGTGATGGGCTTTTTGTGATTCTTAAAGTGGACGAGGAAATCGCCGCTGCTTCTGGTTGCTCGATTGACAGTTCGGTGCGCTTTTTAAAAGGCATTGAATCTAAATATAATATTCAATTATTTGACCGTATGCAGTTCGCATACAAGTCGGAGCATGGGATCGCTGTAGTTAACCGTGATGGATTTGAAAAGTTGTTGGCTGAGGGTATCATCAATGACGATACTTTAGTATTTGATAATACCATTACACAGGAGCATCAAATGGAAAATGCGTGGGCCGTACCTTTCCACAGCAGTTGGCATAAGCGACTTTTTAAATAA
- the mtgA gene encoding monofunctional biosynthetic peptidoglycan transglycosylase, with amino-acid sequence MAIKRTGKQNTSSTQKNTFKKNSFNPLKSIKSPILRILTRVILYFIGITLFWVISLRFINPPITWLMIQRGFELKEQGKGFKLKKNWLDYDELSDNLKLAAIAGEDAHFMTHWGFDLKGIQNAIKKNAQGKKLRGGSTISQQVAKNVFLWPGRSWLRKGFETYFTVLIETFWSKKRILEVYLNVIEMGQGVYGADAAAAYYFSKTGSNLSKKQAALIIAILPNPREWDARNPSTYVNRRANAIAKYMHHYTIPE; translated from the coding sequence ATGGCCATCAAAAGAACTGGTAAACAAAATACGTCCAGCACACAAAAAAACACCTTCAAAAAGAATTCATTTAACCCGTTGAAGTCAATAAAGTCGCCCATACTACGTATTCTCACACGAGTAATTCTCTATTTCATCGGTATTACACTGTTTTGGGTCATTAGCTTACGTTTTATCAACCCTCCAATTACTTGGCTGATGATTCAACGCGGATTCGAACTGAAAGAACAAGGAAAAGGCTTCAAATTGAAAAAAAATTGGTTGGATTACGATGAGCTGTCCGATAACCTCAAGTTAGCCGCTATTGCAGGAGAAGATGCCCATTTTATGACCCACTGGGGTTTTGACTTAAAGGGAATTCAAAATGCCATTAAAAAAAATGCACAAGGCAAAAAACTGCGTGGAGGAAGTACCATTAGCCAACAGGTAGCTAAAAATGTATTTCTATGGCCAGGAAGATCTTGGTTGAGAAAAGGATTCGAAACCTACTTCACCGTACTTATTGAGACCTTTTGGAGTAAGAAAAGAATTCTTGAAGTTTATCTTAATGTGATTGAAATGGGACAAGGGGTCTATGGTGCTGACGCCGCGGCAGCATATTACTTTAGCAAGACAGGGAGCAATCTTTCCAAAAAGCAAGCTGCCCTAATCATAGCGATATTGCCAAATCCCAGAGAATGGGATGCACGCAACCCTTCTACGTATGTCAATAGACGCGCAAATGCAATTGCAAAATACATGCACCATTATACCATTCCTGAGTAA